One genomic segment of Impatiens glandulifera chromosome 6, dImpGla2.1, whole genome shotgun sequence includes these proteins:
- the LOC124942867 gene encoding G-type lectin S-receptor-like serine/threonine-protein kinase SD2-5 isoform X2: MDHKIHQLQPSTIFMILFLLSSPSYLISLKIDQPPSEYVFPSINTTTSTSWMINQLPSVLLNSTTYGFDLFKSILLKNSSSSGSQFISGFTCNFFNTSCFFGIIIILQNNIFNDDFSDNVIYNDPVMIWSANRNDPLQGNATLKFTSKGDLILANADDKLVWSTNNTGKSVLGFKLTETGNLILFGDDHSIVWQSFDHPTDTLVRGQILLPGQKLIASQSEDSLNQGLYSLTRDKQGSLVAYIESNPPQIYFNSSTIILEGETNDWFMSILEQNASTNLTYQFSKLEANGHFNFYKLGQYEPKILNDPLKDQIRDCDHPMACGRYGLCSGSKQCSCPEKVKDGSLILRPIDYRKPNISCTIITNISCADSQYHSLVELRNTTYFNFLQRQRNMNVSLQDCKLACLRNCSCKALVYSQYYYSHNGDYADDNKYLGKVYPCLLINEVFSLKAIDVDSQSIQISLFLKVQEQVSSPKKSSRRATSITASIIAVTIISICLLLGFFFLVYNRRKMVKSAIENHLPQLSGLPTRFSYDQLKSITCNFSTKLGEGGFGSVFEGTLSNGVKVAVKFLDGFDKLKKSFLAEVETIGNIHHVNLVKLIGYCAEESHTLLIYEYMSNRSLDKWIFYKNQEVRLSWELRKKIIIDIAKGLAYLHEDCRQKILHLDIKPQNILLDENFNAKISDFGLAKLVEKDHSQIITTLRGTPGYIAPEWLSLNITEKVDVYSFGVVVMEILCGRPNLDRSQIEDNKHLLGMFKQMGEEERLQDLIDKDDLEMQSNIEEVVKIIKLAAWCLQSDFSRRPSMTNVVKVLECVIEVENNLDYNFTNPPIRNVPTNPDVKVSVTTPMFPSILSGPR, encoded by the coding sequence ATGGATCACAAGATTCACCAGCTACAACCAAGTACTATTTTCATGATtctcttcctcttatcttcaccATCATATCTCATCTCTTTGAAGATTGATCAGCCACCATCTGAATATGTCTTTCCCTCCATAAATACAACTACTTCTACATCATGGATGATCAACCAGCTACCTTCAGTGTTGTTAAATAGTACAACATATGGATTCGACCTCTTTAAATCCATTCTTCTCAAAAACTCAAGTTCCAGTGGCTCGCAGTTCATTAGTGGTTTCACTTGTAACTTTTTCAACACTTCATGCTTCTTTGGTATAATAATCATCCTCCAAAACAACATCTTTAATGATGACTTTAGtgataatgttatatataatgatcCAGTGATGATTTGGTCTGCAAATCGGAATGATCCATTGCAAGGGAATGCTACATTAAAGTTCACTTCAAAAGGTGATCTAATCTTGGCAAATGCAGACGACAAATTGGTTTGGTCCACAAACAACACAGGTAAATCTGTTTTAGGATTCAAGTTAACTGAAACAGGAAACCTTATACTCTTTGGAGATGACCATTCCATTGTTTGGCAATCTTTTGACCATCCCACTGACACCTTAGTTAGAGGCCAGATTTTGTTGCCAGGACAGAAGCTAATAGCCAGCCAATCTGAAGATAGTTTGAACCAAGGATTGTATTCGCTCACCCGTGACAAGCAGGGAAGTTTGGTCGCCTACATAGAGTCTAATCCTCCTCAGATTTACTTTAATTCATCCACCATTATTCTGGAAGGAGAAACTAACGACTGGTTTATGAGCATCCTAGAACAAAATGCTTCAACCAACCTCACTTATCAATTCTCGAAGCTAGAAGCCAACGGGCACTTCAACTTTTACAAGCTTGGACAGTATGAACCCAAGATATTGAATGATCCACTTAAAGATCAAATTCGTGATTGTGATCATCCTATGGCGTGCGGAAGATATGGCTTATGTTCAGGATCAAAACAGTGTAGCTGTCCAGAAAAGGTGAAAGATGGATCACTTATCTTAAGGCCAATAGACTATAGAAAACCAAACATTAGTTGCACCATTATCACCAACATATCATGTGCTGATTCTCAATATCATAGTCTTGTGGAGCTTAGGAATACAACTTATTTTAACTTCCTCCAACGCCAAAGAAATATGAATGTGAGCTTACAAGATTGCAAATTGGCTTGTTTGAGAAATTGCTCATGCAAAGCATTAGTGTATTCGCAATACTACTACTCCCACAACGGTGATTATGCTGATGATAATAAGTATTTGGGGAAAGTTTACccatgtttattaattaatgaagtgtTCTCTCTTAAGGCCATAGATGTGGATTCCCAGAGCATACAAATCTCGTTGTTTCTTAAAGTACAGGAACAAGTTTCTTCCCCAAAAAAAAGTTCAAGGAGAGCAACAAGTATTACTGCATCTATTATTGCTGTAACTATCATTTCTATTTGTCTTCTCCTCGGTTTCTTCTTTCTCGTGTATAATAGAAGGAAAATGGTCAAAAGCGCAATTGAAAATCATCTTCCTCAACTATCAGGATTGCCAACTAGATTCTCATATGATCAACTCAAATCCATTACTTGCAACTTTAGTACAAAACTCGGAGAAGGAGGATTTGGCTCAGTATTTGAAGGGACTTTAAGTAATGGCGTCAAAGTGGCAGTGAAATTCCTAGATGGATTCGACAAACTAAAGAAGTCTTTCTTGGCAGAGGTCGAGACTATTGGAAACATTCATCATGTGAATTTGGTGAAGTTAATTGGATATTGTGCTGAAGAGTCTCATACACTTCTTATCTACGAGTACATGTCGAATAGATCTTTGGACAAATGGATTTTCTACAAGAACCAAGAAGTCAGACTTAGCTGGGAATTGAGGAAGAAGATTATCATCGACATAGCAAAAGGATTGGCATATCTTCATGAAGATTGTAGACAGAAAATACTGCACTTGGACATTAAGCCTCAGAACATACTTTTAGATGAGAACTTCAATGCGAAAATCTCTGATTTTGGATTGGCAAAACTTGTGGAGAAAGATCATAGCCAAATCATAACAACATTAAGAGGGACTCCGGGTTATATTGCTCCAGAATGGCTAAGCCTAAATATTACAGAAAAGGTAGATGTCTATAGCTTTGGTGTGGTGGTCATGGAAATCTTGTGTGGCAGACCAAACTTAGACAGATCTCAAATTGAGGACAATAAGCATCTCTTGGGCATGTTTAAACAGATGGGTGAAGAGGAGCGACTTCAAGATTTAATCGATAAAGATGATTTGGAAATGCAATCAAATATTGAGGAAGTTGTCAAGATAATAAAGTTAGCTGCATGGTGCTTGCAAAGTGACTTCTCTAGGAGGCCTTCAATGACAAATGTGGTTAAGGTCTTGGAATGCGTCATTGAAGTCGAAAACAACTTGGATTACAATTTCACAAATCCTCCCATTCGAAACGTGCCAACAAACCCTGATGTCAAGGTTAGTGTAACTACACCAATGTTTCCTTCCATCTTATCAGGACCAAGGTAA
- the LOC124942867 gene encoding G-type lectin S-receptor-like serine/threonine-protein kinase SD2-5 isoform X1 yields MNMDHKIHQLQPSTIFMILFLLSSPSYLISLKIDQPPSEYVFPSINTTTSTSWMINQLPSVLLNSTTYGFDLFKSILLKNSSSSGSQFISGFTCNFFNTSCFFGIIIILQNNIFNDDFSDNVIYNDPVMIWSANRNDPLQGNATLKFTSKGDLILANADDKLVWSTNNTGKSVLGFKLTETGNLILFGDDHSIVWQSFDHPTDTLVRGQILLPGQKLIASQSEDSLNQGLYSLTRDKQGSLVAYIESNPPQIYFNSSTIILEGETNDWFMSILEQNASTNLTYQFSKLEANGHFNFYKLGQYEPKILNDPLKDQIRDCDHPMACGRYGLCSGSKQCSCPEKVKDGSLILRPIDYRKPNISCTIITNISCADSQYHSLVELRNTTYFNFLQRQRNMNVSLQDCKLACLRNCSCKALVYSQYYYSHNGDYADDNKYLGKVYPCLLINEVFSLKAIDVDSQSIQISLFLKVQEQVSSPKKSSRRATSITASIIAVTIISICLLLGFFFLVYNRRKMVKSAIENHLPQLSGLPTRFSYDQLKSITCNFSTKLGEGGFGSVFEGTLSNGVKVAVKFLDGFDKLKKSFLAEVETIGNIHHVNLVKLIGYCAEESHTLLIYEYMSNRSLDKWIFYKNQEVRLSWELRKKIIIDIAKGLAYLHEDCRQKILHLDIKPQNILLDENFNAKISDFGLAKLVEKDHSQIITTLRGTPGYIAPEWLSLNITEKVDVYSFGVVVMEILCGRPNLDRSQIEDNKHLLGMFKQMGEEERLQDLIDKDDLEMQSNIEEVVKIIKLAAWCLQSDFSRRPSMTNVVKVLECVIEVENNLDYNFTNPPIRNVPTNPDVKVSVTTPMFPSILSGPR; encoded by the coding sequence ATGAACATGGATCACAAGATTCACCAGCTACAACCAAGTACTATTTTCATGATtctcttcctcttatcttcaccATCATATCTCATCTCTTTGAAGATTGATCAGCCACCATCTGAATATGTCTTTCCCTCCATAAATACAACTACTTCTACATCATGGATGATCAACCAGCTACCTTCAGTGTTGTTAAATAGTACAACATATGGATTCGACCTCTTTAAATCCATTCTTCTCAAAAACTCAAGTTCCAGTGGCTCGCAGTTCATTAGTGGTTTCACTTGTAACTTTTTCAACACTTCATGCTTCTTTGGTATAATAATCATCCTCCAAAACAACATCTTTAATGATGACTTTAGtgataatgttatatataatgatcCAGTGATGATTTGGTCTGCAAATCGGAATGATCCATTGCAAGGGAATGCTACATTAAAGTTCACTTCAAAAGGTGATCTAATCTTGGCAAATGCAGACGACAAATTGGTTTGGTCCACAAACAACACAGGTAAATCTGTTTTAGGATTCAAGTTAACTGAAACAGGAAACCTTATACTCTTTGGAGATGACCATTCCATTGTTTGGCAATCTTTTGACCATCCCACTGACACCTTAGTTAGAGGCCAGATTTTGTTGCCAGGACAGAAGCTAATAGCCAGCCAATCTGAAGATAGTTTGAACCAAGGATTGTATTCGCTCACCCGTGACAAGCAGGGAAGTTTGGTCGCCTACATAGAGTCTAATCCTCCTCAGATTTACTTTAATTCATCCACCATTATTCTGGAAGGAGAAACTAACGACTGGTTTATGAGCATCCTAGAACAAAATGCTTCAACCAACCTCACTTATCAATTCTCGAAGCTAGAAGCCAACGGGCACTTCAACTTTTACAAGCTTGGACAGTATGAACCCAAGATATTGAATGATCCACTTAAAGATCAAATTCGTGATTGTGATCATCCTATGGCGTGCGGAAGATATGGCTTATGTTCAGGATCAAAACAGTGTAGCTGTCCAGAAAAGGTGAAAGATGGATCACTTATCTTAAGGCCAATAGACTATAGAAAACCAAACATTAGTTGCACCATTATCACCAACATATCATGTGCTGATTCTCAATATCATAGTCTTGTGGAGCTTAGGAATACAACTTATTTTAACTTCCTCCAACGCCAAAGAAATATGAATGTGAGCTTACAAGATTGCAAATTGGCTTGTTTGAGAAATTGCTCATGCAAAGCATTAGTGTATTCGCAATACTACTACTCCCACAACGGTGATTATGCTGATGATAATAAGTATTTGGGGAAAGTTTACccatgtttattaattaatgaagtgtTCTCTCTTAAGGCCATAGATGTGGATTCCCAGAGCATACAAATCTCGTTGTTTCTTAAAGTACAGGAACAAGTTTCTTCCCCAAAAAAAAGTTCAAGGAGAGCAACAAGTATTACTGCATCTATTATTGCTGTAACTATCATTTCTATTTGTCTTCTCCTCGGTTTCTTCTTTCTCGTGTATAATAGAAGGAAAATGGTCAAAAGCGCAATTGAAAATCATCTTCCTCAACTATCAGGATTGCCAACTAGATTCTCATATGATCAACTCAAATCCATTACTTGCAACTTTAGTACAAAACTCGGAGAAGGAGGATTTGGCTCAGTATTTGAAGGGACTTTAAGTAATGGCGTCAAAGTGGCAGTGAAATTCCTAGATGGATTCGACAAACTAAAGAAGTCTTTCTTGGCAGAGGTCGAGACTATTGGAAACATTCATCATGTGAATTTGGTGAAGTTAATTGGATATTGTGCTGAAGAGTCTCATACACTTCTTATCTACGAGTACATGTCGAATAGATCTTTGGACAAATGGATTTTCTACAAGAACCAAGAAGTCAGACTTAGCTGGGAATTGAGGAAGAAGATTATCATCGACATAGCAAAAGGATTGGCATATCTTCATGAAGATTGTAGACAGAAAATACTGCACTTGGACATTAAGCCTCAGAACATACTTTTAGATGAGAACTTCAATGCGAAAATCTCTGATTTTGGATTGGCAAAACTTGTGGAGAAAGATCATAGCCAAATCATAACAACATTAAGAGGGACTCCGGGTTATATTGCTCCAGAATGGCTAAGCCTAAATATTACAGAAAAGGTAGATGTCTATAGCTTTGGTGTGGTGGTCATGGAAATCTTGTGTGGCAGACCAAACTTAGACAGATCTCAAATTGAGGACAATAAGCATCTCTTGGGCATGTTTAAACAGATGGGTGAAGAGGAGCGACTTCAAGATTTAATCGATAAAGATGATTTGGAAATGCAATCAAATATTGAGGAAGTTGTCAAGATAATAAAGTTAGCTGCATGGTGCTTGCAAAGTGACTTCTCTAGGAGGCCTTCAATGACAAATGTGGTTAAGGTCTTGGAATGCGTCATTGAAGTCGAAAACAACTTGGATTACAATTTCACAAATCCTCCCATTCGAAACGTGCCAACAAACCCTGATGTCAAGGTTAGTGTAACTACACCAATGTTTCCTTCCATCTTATCAGGACCAAGGTAA